A genomic region of Ovis canadensis isolate MfBH-ARS-UI-01 breed Bighorn chromosome 9, ARS-UI_OviCan_v2, whole genome shotgun sequence contains the following coding sequences:
- the LOC138445735 gene encoding low molecular weight phosphotyrosine protein phosphatase produces the protein MAEQVTKSVLFVCLGNICRSPIAEAVFRKLVTDQSISDNWVIDSGAVSDWNVGRSPDPRAVSCLRNHGINTAHKARQVTKEDFATFDYILCMDESNLRDLNRKSNQVKNCRAKIELLGSYDPQKQLIIEDPYYGNEADFETVYQQCVRCCRAFLEKVR, from the coding sequence ATGGCCGAGCAGGTGACCAAGTCGGTGCTGTTCGTGTGTCTGGGCAACATCTGTCGATCACCCATTGCAGAAGCGGTTTTCAGGAAACTTGTAACGGATCAAAGCATTTCAGATAATTGGGTCATTGACAGTGGCGCTGTTTCTGACTGGAACGTGGGCCGGTCACCAGATCCAAGAGCTGTGAGCTGCCTAAGAAATCATGGCATTAACACAGCCCATAAAGCAAGACAGGTCACCAAAGAAGACTTTGCCActtttgattatattctatgtatGGATGAGAGCAATCTGAGAGATTTGAATAGAAAAAGTAATCAAGTTAAAAACTGCAGAGCGAAAATCGAACTGCTCGGAAGCTATGATCCACAGAAACAGCTTATCATTGAAGATCCCTATTATGGCAACGAGGCCGACTTTGAGACCGTCTACCAGCAGTGTGTGCGGTGCTGCAGggccttcctggagaaggtgcgCTGA